ATATTTATGTTCTGAGAATTTGAATCAAGTCATTTCGAGGTGTAACTTGCGGGACATAAGGGGGTAATCGTACAAAAAATGGCGAGAGAAGTACAAGGACAGTTCACTGGAGCACCAGTCTAAATTGAATGCTAGTATTCAAATTTCAGAGCTCTTAATTAagtaaattcatttttttttaccgCTTTGAAAAGGGAGGCACTGGTAAAAACATTCAATCATCCACTTGATTAGTATACGAGTTCTGGATGGAACGGTCAACAATCGGGGTATATTTGTGGTGAAGGGTAAGAGGCAGTCTTTCGCGATCCGTTCATACTCCAGGTACCATGCAACTTAACCAAAGATCCAAAGCCCCGATGAGTTAGTTCCCTTTTGGTGGATACGGTCTACACTACACTCCATGGTAAATATTGGATTTGTTGGTAAGGACTCGGCAACTGTCAAACGATGCAAGATCTTCCAATACTACACGACCACACTTACCCTACTATACGACCTCGTGGGCAACCATGCAAGATCTTCCAATATGGGAGGAATTGGACCAAAGTTCGAAACTTCGTACCTGTAAAACCTTCATTATTTCAAGTACAATTATTATAAATTTGGACCACTTCTACCTGGAACTTGTTAACTAATCTTGTACACTGTTCTACTAAAACAAACTCGGTAGTCTGTACGTAAATTTTTCCTAAGTAATTCGTATGCACATGATAATTAAAACTTAATGTAGTTCTTCCCAGTAACCTTAAAAAAAGAAGAGTAAATTCTCTCATCAGAAAAGGTTATTACGTATATTAACCAAGGTTTTGCAAACTTGGAGTTACTCTCACAAATCCGATATGTTTGTGACAAGAGAAGTTCTTGCGAAAGGATGAGATCAGAATAAATGCATCAGTTCTTGTCAAGTAGCAGTCATTTTCATGGTAAGCTGTCTAGACTCTTGAGAATAGTAGTAGCTAAAACTAAAATTTTAGCTATCAGTTGAATAAATACACATTCAATAAACCCCTTCATTTAAGGATATACTGTGCTCTCCCTGTTTTGTCTACTTGATGTGCCAGGATTCTTTCTATAAGGATTACTATAGTCCATAGTACTTTCCCGCCTTTGCCATACAATCTTAAAACATGAAAAGGAAAATTTCAAATATTGAGTAGAAATTCAAACGAATTTAATAATGGCAGGCACCTTTTTTGGTGTAGAAAATTTACATTTtcttaaaaaattatttattgttacTATTCCTCTGCGAAGGAACAAAAGAGACACGGTACCATTTATCGAATTCCGTCATCATTCCCAAACAAgaaatttgaaaaattaaatCATCCATCATCCGTCCATCAGTTTTCTATTCTATGCTGCTGGATGTCATTCTCTAGGAAACTGTTGAGATATGAGCTATATTAATAGATTTGTGATGAATAAGCTAAAACTAACACTGTTGGATCTGAGTAACCTGAAACGACGACTTGTCACCACAGTAGCCTATATCATTCCCACTTATCTTCCGCCGTTTAATGTCTCTTTCTGTTATCATTAcagttgctgttgctgctttctCGCTTTGCGATGTTGTTGTTGAGAAATGTAGGTCAAGTACATTGACTGGTGTGTTGTTTGTTGATAGAGAAATTATCATATCGAAAACTGATTCGTAGCTGTTCATCACTGTTGAATTCATCACATTCCAACAATCCAACAATTTCTCCTGTTCAATTgacaaaacaattttcaaaataaTCAAATTAACAACAAATTTCAGAAATAATCAAAATAACAACAATTTTTGTGGTTCTGGATTTGTTCTTACTTTATTTACATAGATACATGAGGAAATGGCCGTTCTGAAACTGGGGAATTGCAAGGGGAAAAGTTCATGAGATGCAGAAATTAGCGCAGAAGCTGCGATAATTGAAGGCTTGAACTCTAATAGTTTGATTTCTGAAACAATCACCAGTAATGATTCAAATATAACAATTAgatttcaaaaagaaaacaaaacagatGTAAGAATGATTAGGAAATTCTATCTTGTATTTACCGTGTTGAGATGTGAAGATAATCTGTGTAGCACGATTTTTGAGAGCTTGTCTTAATTGAGGATCCTTGAGTTTGAGCAAAGATATGAAGAAATAGATGAATGAGAAAGGTGTAATGGAACGCATACGCCACTTTAAAGCTCCGAGAATCAAAAGCTCCATTCTCTGAATCGTTTCGGTATCGAAGATAAACCCTTCCTTTCTCTGCAATCAAACATCAACTAGGTTAAATGCAGCTTTTCATGttaaatttatcaaaaaaaaacaaaaaaaaaagactaatcgGAATTTGACTTCTCGCAGAATTTACACCTGAATATCATCAGTAAGAGAGAAATCGTTTTGTTTCATTTTCGCTGCAAGAGATAGACAAGATATGCAAAGTAACTTTATCATCCATGGTTTTCCATGCTGCAATCAACATCAAATTTCATTAGATCCTCCTCCACTGATTAAATCgagaaatagaaaagaaaattagTTCAAACgaaaaaccaaattcatcaacATTACCGGCAACTCTTGTCTAGAGATGAACCGATCGAGGTAATTCACAGCTAAATAAGGTACGAACGGGTCGGAATTGCACGAGAACTACATTTTCAATAAAAAACACGATCAAACTTCAAATCCGACAGAAGAAAATTAACCAGAAAACTCAAACCAGGAATCAGTCTTGATAACAATAATTACCTGAAAAATCATAGGAATTGCTTGTCGACGAACAGAAACATCTAGATCGCTACTTTTGGAAGTCGAAATGTAAGTCATATGATCAGATTCAGATGAGAAAAGTGACGGAATGGTATCAGATTGATGTTCTTCAAATCCTGTTAATGGATTTTCAAGTTCGTACTCCATTGCTGCTTAATCaattatctcttcttcttcttcttctccgttttCCTCTTCAACAAACAAAACTCTTGCTCAGAAGACTGAAGGTTTTAGCAGTAGAGAGAAATGAAAAAGTGTGGGTTTATTCGGttttaaaaaggaaaagaaaggaaATGGGAGATACTCTTAAGTTTCTCTCTCCCCTTATCTGAAATGAAATCTCTCTAATAAACTTCTTTTCCCTGATATTCCCGCTTTTATTGGGAAGGAAAATCCGAATTATGGATGATGGAAGAAAATGCAAAGAGATGGGTGTGAGATTATTACCACACAATGGACAATAGTACACACCAGCTTCTACCTGCTCTGATTAAAGGGAAGTACATTTTGAATCATTTTGTTTGTTTAAACCACATATCACGAGTATCACTTGTTAtaattcaattttattttccaaCGTCCAAGCACTGCTGCTTCCTGTCTATATGGCAATGGCATTTACATGCTGTGGTCCTTATAGGGGGCTCTACATGTCGACCAACTTCAATTTTTAACAGATCATGAGACGCATGGTTGAAACCAAAATCTGAGCCTGGATTTGTTGGAAGAACGGAAGCTTTTTCATTGCTAGGGAAGAAACTGATGATGGCAACTTGGCGACTGattctatattatttatttttttcgagTATAGTATAGACCAGATGATCAGGAACCCACCATCTACCAACGTAATGACtgaccttcttttcttttttactttagtGTAAAAGACAAAAGGATCATATTCCAAAGGGAGGGTGGGTGGGTGACTAGAATActagtatattttttttttcaatttactaCCATTCCTATTGGGGACTTCGTGGCAGGATAACGCTCCCACGCCAGTAGCGTTATTGTATTGCAAgttgaatgtaatttttttttgttgaagtaGGATAGATCCAATCATCCAAGGGCATTCGGTACAATCCCCACCGTGTTGACCGGGTAACCACCACAAGACCTCCAACCATTTTTAACTAGTGAATTGGTTTGTGTTTGCAACCGATCGTTATTAGCATAAAACTGGAGTCATTTGGTTCTAGTAACTATTATTAGAATCTCTTAGCCTCGGTAGGTGGGAAACAAAAATGGTTGATAATAATGGATAGCAAGCATTTTCGCTTTTCAAAATCCTTGTTTTAATCATCTTGTTCGGAAACAGTTCTGTAGTGGATCGATCACTTGATTGAGAAGCGTGTCAGCTGGTTTCATTTGATGCTGCTGCACGCTGAGAAGGCAGCTTAAAATGGATACGTGCCACGCTGATACGGGGTATTAGATTCATTCAACTATTCAGGGTTGACCACCTgacattttcttttcttctctattCGTGAAAGTTGGATATGCCACGGAAAGAATGTGGATCTCGAATGACTTTAAAAAGCATATTAAAGATTATTATTACTCTTTCGGATTTCAAAATAATAGGATGGTTTATTAAGACATGAAACCATCCTATTATTATAAAACGGAAAAGTAGTACTCCCtctgtcctctattctattttcgtctGTCCTAAAATACTGTTCAGTTTccgtttatagtcatattttttagtaaaactctcaaatatatccttcaaacttttaaaattataaaattattttaaatatcacCGATCTAAATATTAAATAATATCTTTCTCAATAGGGAAACAAATCTAATAAATCAATccataaagatttttatttttatcttctatttaaataTTTCTATATATATTATAATTACCAATGTATTTTTCTTACATACTCCATATACTCCTTTTTAATTTTAGTAAAAATGTACCATATAATAGGGGTAGTTTTGTACATTCCtacggtctccttaatatcttgacttagtcaaagcggactaataatttaggacggagggagtaattaagACTGGTTTTAGGAGGATCTCCGATAAAATTGAATTCGATCGAAAATGTGATGATCAATGCTCATGAAGTGTGTGAGGATAAAATATCTATCTACCATGTCGAGAATATCTGACAAGAACGGAGTATGGTAAAAATAATTGCGGGAAATACCTCAACAAGCTCTagattttaatgatttttattgagATATCTACTACTCTTGGAGGTTAAAAAACACGTTGAAACTACAATTGACAGTCAAGTTTTAAAGAAAAGCAAAACTGTTAATGCATAAGCAACTTCGACGGGATACACAACAAGCAAAGATTGGACACGAGTAAGGAAAGGAAGAACTTCAAACTAAGACTGTTTTAGGGCAAAACTAGTAAGGAGACTAATCCAGGTCCTAACAAGTACAATTCCCCTATCCCAATAGGGAGACAAACATAATATCCCTTCcaagtattatttcttttcctcgtATGGAGACATGTTTTCTACTTTCCCTTATTACTATTGTCATTTTTCTCCACCTAAATTGTCCTTGACACCCTTGTCAGCAACCTTTTAATTCTCATCGACtttttttcttcgttttcttGCCCTTGGACATTAGACTTAGGTCGAAACAAGTCCTCCTTTGTGGGCATAGTCTAGTCCCCGAGTCCCCAATCCATGCATGGACTACGGCTCACAAAATGGATAATAATTCTTTAGTTCAAATAGTAaattttcatgtatcaatattAGTCAGTGGCTATTTGACTAAGCGTTAGCTTGGTCAACATTCACTCA
Above is a genomic segment from Papaver somniferum cultivar HN1 chromosome 10, ASM357369v1, whole genome shotgun sequence containing:
- the LOC113318833 gene encoding putative cyclin-D6-1, coding for MEYELENPLTGFEEHQSDTIPSLFSSESDHMTYISTSKSSDLDVSVRRQAIPMIFQFSCNSDPFVPYLAVNYLDRFISRQELPHGKPWMIKLLCISCLSLAAKMKQNDFSLTDDIQRKEGFIFDTETIQRMELLILGALKWRMRSITPFSFIYFFISLLKLKDPQLRQALKNRATQIIFTSQHEIKLLEFKPSIIAASALISASHELFPLQFPSFRTAISSCIYVNKEKLLDCWNVMNSTVMNSYESVFDMIISLSTNNTPVNVLDLHFSTTTSQSEKAATATVMITERDIKRRKISGNDIGYCGDKSSFQVTQIQQC